One region of Macadamia integrifolia cultivar HAES 741 chromosome 11, SCU_Mint_v3, whole genome shotgun sequence genomic DNA includes:
- the LOC122093268 gene encoding histidine biosynthesis bifunctional protein hisIE, chloroplastic, with translation MAVSYCPSFLRYTAKENVLSFAHVNVRDNSKKRNCCLVYASAAKSEKDLLSESKVGLLLDTVKWDHRGLAVAIAQNVDTGAVLMQGFANREALATTISSRKATFYSRSRSTLWTKGETSMNFINVHDIFLDCDRDSIIYLGKPDGPTCHTGSETCYYTSVFDFLKGSQDSKDRLLLTTLCSLESTISTRKAEVGGTENGKPSWTKRLLCDNKLLCSKIREEADELCRTLEENEDKSRSAAEMADVLYHAMVLLSAKDVRMEEVLELLRHRFSQSGIEEKSSR, from the exons CAGAGATAACAGCAAGAAGAGGAACTGTTGTTTAGTCTATGCTTCTGCTGCAAAGTCGGAAAAAGACCTTCTCTCCGAATCAAAG GTTGGGCTATTGTTGGACACTGTCAAGTGGGATCATAGAGGTTTGGCGGTGGCAATCGCTCAAAATGTAGACACAGGAGCTGTCTTGATGCAAGGCTTTGCAAACAGGGAAGCACTAGCTACAACAATTTCATCACGAAAGGCAACGTTCTATAGCCGTTCACGATCAACTTTGTGGACAAAGGGAGAGACATCCATGAACTTCATTAATGTCCATGACATCTTTCTTGATTGCGATCGCGATTCT ATAATATATCTCGGGAAGCCTGATGGCCCAACATGCCACACAGGTTCAGAGACATGCTATTATACATCAGTGTTTGACTTCTTGAAAGGTTCACAG GATTCGAAAGATAGGCTTCTGTTGACAACTTTATGCTCATTGGAATCTACAATCTCCACACGCAAAGCAGAAGTTGGAGGAACTGAAAATGGGAAGCCATCATGGACCAAACGGCTATTGTGTGACAACAAGTTGCTTTGCTCTAAAATTCG GGAAGAGGCAGATGAGTTATGCAGAACGTTAGAGGAGAATGAGGATAAGTCTCGCTCAGCTGCAGAGATGGCAGATGTGCTCTATCATGCCATGGTACTACTTTCAGCTAAAGATGTAAGGATGGAAGAGGTTCTTGAACTCCTTAGGCACAGATTCTCTCAATCAGGCATTGAGGAAAAGAGCAGTAGGTAA